The Eubacterium sp. MSJ-33 genomic sequence TGTGTCAGGTCAATCACCTGAATTTTTTCCCGATATTCTTCAAAATCATGGCTTAATGGTCCATGCACCAGAAGATCCACAGCTCCTGCCAGTGATGTATTTCCAACCACTTCCATTTTATCCATAAAGTCTTGTGGCATCATACCAAGATCAATAGCATCCCGTGCATTCAGGTAAAATCCGAACCCTCCGGCAATATATACCGTATCAACATCCTTTGCATGAAGCCCTGCTGTCCTTAACAGGCACTTGATTCCGGCATATACTGCCGCTTTTGCAAGCATAATAGACTGCAATATTTCCGAATTAATGCTGATTCCATGAATCACAATACCACTATCCAGAAACTCTTCTGCCAGTGTTCCGTTTGCATGAATCTTCTCCAACCGTCTGCCAAGCGCGATTGCTTCAAGCAGACTGTTTCCATAAGCATGCTGCTTTCTTGCACATCCCTCGAATGCCGGACCACACGCAGTACTTGTCGCCAGATACCGTTCACCGTCCTTTAAGACCATCTCACCATTTGTACCAAGATCTAAAAGCAGATATCGTTGTGGCACATCTTTATTCCAGTTCTTCTCGATATGCATCAAACCGGCAATCACATCTCCGCCTAAGAAAGCACTACTGCAGCCGGCCAGAAATACATTACAATCTTCTTCTAAGAACTCCGGATATTCTTCCTCTATCTCTGCCATCCGCGCATCCTTAAACAATTCCTGCCCCGGCATGATTACACTGCCATGTAAGATTGTCGGAAACGGAGCTTCACCCATATCTGAAATATCATAACCAAGCAAAATACTGATCATAGTTGTATTTCCGGTAATTGCTGCTGCATCAAGCTTTACAAGCTCATGTTCCTGCTCTGTATGCTCTACCTTTTTCTTTAAATCAGCAAGCATTTCCTGTAACAGTTCCACAATTGCGGATACTGCCTGTTCGCGCATCTTCATCAGATAATCAATATCTCTTTTTACTGTCAGTATTCGATTTATCACATCGCTGCCATATAAACGCTGTGGATTTTTTATGCTTCGCTGCGCAAGCACACCTTTATCCTCAGCATCGATCAGGCAGCTGTCAACCATGGTAGAACCTAGGTCTACCGCCATATATATGTGCCTCATCTTAGAATATCGCCTTCGGTTTCTTCTCAATTGGACGATATCCCTGATCCGAAAGTACACGCAGAATCTGTTCCTTGTGTTCCGGTCCAAACGCTTCAATCGTAATTACAAGTTCCACAGCGGAATTACGATTGATTGTTACAAACTGATTGTGTTCCAACTTGATGATATTTCCATTTTCTCCGGCAATCACACCTGCGACACGCTGCAGTTCACCCGGCTTATCCGGAAGTAATACAGATACGGTAAAGATACGGCTTCTCGCGATCAGACCATGCTGTACAACAGAGGAGAATGTAATCACATCCATATTACCACCACTTAAGATGCTGACAACCTTCTGTCCCTTCGGTTCAAGGTGTTTCAGCGCTGCAACCGTAAGCAGACCACTGTTTTCAACAAGCATCTTATGATTCTCTAACATATCCAGGAATGATACAATCAATTCACTGTCCTCTACCGTAATAATATCATCGAGATTTTCCTTCAGATATGGGAAAATCTTTGTTCCCGGTGTCTTTACAGCGGTACCGTCTGCAATCGTATCAACCTTTGGCAATGTTGTTACTTTATCATTTGCAAGGGATGCTTTAAGACAAGCTGCTCCTGCAGGCTCCACACCTATTACCTTGATGTTTGGATTGAGCATCTTAGCAAGTGTTGATACACCTGTTGCAAGTCCGCCACCACCAACCGGCACTAATATAATGTCTACAAACGGAAGATCCTTTAAGATTTCCATTGCTACGGTACTCTGTCCGGTTGCAACATCCAAATCATCAAACGGATGAATAAATGTATATCCTTTTTCTTCTGCAAGCTTCAATGCATACTGACAGGCATCGTCATAGACATCTCCATACAATACTACCTCAGCGCCATATGACTTCGTACGGTTTACCTTGATAAGTGGTGTGGACGTAGGCATAACAATCGTTGCTTTCACGCCATATGCCTTTGCAGCATACGCAACCCCCTGTGCATGGTTTCCTGCGGATGCAGTGATAAGGCCTTTC encodes the following:
- a CDS encoding ASKHA domain-containing protein; the protein is MAVDLGSTMVDSCLIDAEDKGVLAQRSIKNPQRLYGSDVINRILTVKRDIDYLMKMREQAVSAIVELLQEMLADLKKKVEHTEQEHELVKLDAAAITGNTTMISILLGYDISDMGEAPFPTILHGSVIMPGQELFKDARMAEIEEEYPEFLEEDCNVFLAGCSSAFLGGDVIAGLMHIEKNWNKDVPQRYLLLDLGTNGEMVLKDGERYLATSTACGPAFEGCARKQHAYGNSLLEAIALGRRLEKIHANGTLAEEFLDSGIVIHGISINSEILQSIMLAKAAVYAGIKCLLRTAGLHAKDVDTVYIAGGFGFYLNARDAIDLGMMPQDFMDKMEVVGNTSLAGAVDLLVHGPLSHDFEEYREKIQVIDLTQVEGFQDNLIDACSFVRLT
- the ilvA gene encoding threonine ammonia-lyase; translated protein: MAEKTQAEQKLTLGKFEQAYEIVKKVTKPTGLIESEFFSQSCGNKVYLKPENMQVTGAYKIRGAYYKISTLSDADRKKGLITASAGNHAQGVAYAAKAYGVKATIVMPTSTPLIKVNRTKSYGAEVVLYGDVYDDACQYALKLAEEKGYTFIHPFDDLDVATGQSTVAMEILKDLPFVDIILVPVGGGGLATGVSTLAKMLNPNIKVIGVEPAGAACLKASLANDKVTTLPKVDTIADGTAVKTPGTKIFPYLKENLDDIITVEDSELIVSFLDMLENHKMLVENSGLLTVAALKHLEPKGQKVVSILSGGNMDVITFSSVVQHGLIARSRIFTVSVLLPDKPGELQRVAGVIAGENGNIIKLEHNQFVTINRNSAVELVITIEAFGPEHKEQILRVLSDQGYRPIEKKPKAIF